In the Euphorbia lathyris chromosome 5, ddEupLath1.1, whole genome shotgun sequence genome, one interval contains:
- the LOC136230246 gene encoding uncharacterized protein, translating to MDGNLRITVEKNPSESRLNDLNIKCWPKWGCSPGKYQLKFDAEETCYLLKGKVKAYPKGSTDEFVEFGAGDLVTIPKGISCTWDVSVAVDKYYKFESTSSQPSPSSLLSQ from the exons aTGGATGGAAACCTCAGAATCACAGTCGAAAAAAACCCATCAGAATCTAGACTCAATGATTTAAACATCAAGTGCTGGCCCAA GTGGGGTTGTTCTCCGGGGAAATACCAGTTGAAATTTGATGCAGAAGAGACATGCTACTTGTTGAAAGGGAAAGTAAAAGCATACCCAAAAGGATCAACAGATGAATTTGTTGAATTTGGTGCTGGAGATCTTGTTACTATTCCTAAAGGAATTAGTTGCACTTGGGATGTTTCTGTTGCCGTTGATAAATACTACAAATTTGAGTCTACTTCTTCTCAACCTTCCCCTTCTTCTTTATTATCACAGTGA